In one Gadus morhua chromosome 7, gadMor3.0, whole genome shotgun sequence genomic region, the following are encoded:
- the plekhb1 gene encoding pleckstrin homology domain-containing family B member 1, protein MALMKSGWLWRQTTVLKRWKLNWCDIWIDGSFVFYKSDSRRDFMQRVSLKTTCVDVRSGFECAGVNPPESHPRENLLVVLLADGSSVNLCANSEDEAIAWKLTIVDTKRNPLFTYDPYDDSYQAVPVNSHHTIYITPGAGPGTHQVVVQRDPFDGVAEQLALGLLAGMAAGAAMRSFLWMPFLFC, encoded by the exons ATGGCCCTCATGAAATCTGGTTGGCTGTGGAGACAGA CCACAGTCCTCAAACGCTGGAAATTGAACTGGTGTGATATTTGGATTGATGGGAGTTTTGTCTTCTACAAGAGCGACAGCAGAAGAGACTTCATGCAACGCGTCAGCCTCAAGACCACATGTGTAGACGTCAGATCTGGCTTTGAGTGTGCAG GTGTGAATCCCCCTGAGAGCCACCCCAGAGAGAACCTCCTGGTGGTCCTGCTGGCTGACGGCTCCAGCGTCAACCTTTGTGCCAACAGTGAAGACGAAGCCAT AGCCTGGAAACTCACCATAGTCGATACCAAAAGGAACCCG CTGTTCACCTACGACCCTTATGATGACTCTTATCAGGCGGTTCCAGTCAACAGCCACCACACCATCTACATCACACCTGGAGCAGGACCAG GTACGCATCAGGTGGTGGTTCAGAGGGATCCGTTCGACGGCGTGGcagagcagctggccctgggcCTGCTGGCCGGGATGGCTGCCGGGGCGGCCATGCGCTCCTTCCTCTGGATGCCCTTCTTGTTCTGCTAA